The Salmo salar chromosome ssa06, Ssal_v3.1, whole genome shotgun sequence genome window below encodes:
- the LOC106607021 gene encoding trafficking protein particle complex subunit 5, translating to MDTRFTRGKSNILERPLTRPKTEVSVSAFALLFSEMVQYCQSRVYSVSELQQRLADMGQSVGASMLDVLVLREKNGKRETKVLNILLFVKVSVWKAMFGKEADKLEQANDDDKTYYIIEKEPLINAYISVPKENSTLNCAAFTAGIVEAILTHSGFPAKVTAHWHKGTTLMIKFDEAVIARDKALDGR from the exons ATGGACACTCGGTTCACGAGAGGAAAGTCAAACATCCTGGAACGGCCTCTAACCCGTCCCAAGACTGAAGTCAGTGTGAGTGCCTTTGCACTGCTCTTCTCTGAGATGGTGCAGTACTGCCAGAGCCGTGTGTACTCTGTGTCTGAGCTGCAGCAACGCTTGGCAGACATGGGTCAGAGCGTTGGTGCCAGTATGCTGGACGTGCTGGTGCTGAGGGAGAAGAATGGGAAGAGGGAGACCAAGGTGCTTAACATACTGCTCTTCGTCAAG GTGTCAGTATGGAAAGCCATGTTCGGTAAGGAGGCAGACAAGCTGGAGCAGGCCAACGATGACGACAAGACCTACTACATAATAGAGAAGGAGCCACTGATCAACGCTTACATCTCTGTGCCCAAGGAGAACAGCACACTAAACTGTGCTGCATTCACCGCTGGCATCGTAGAGGCCATTCTCACACACAGTGGCTTCCCTGCCAAGGTCACAGCCCACTGGCACAAGGGCACCACGCTCATGATCAAGTTTGATGAAGCTGTTATAGCCAGAGACAAGGCCCTGGATggcagatag
- the LOC106607020 gene encoding LOW QUALITY PROTEIN: N-acetylmuramoyl-L-alanine amidase-like (The sequence of the model RefSeq protein was modified relative to this genomic sequence to represent the inferred CDS: deleted 1 base in 1 codon) has translation MISPKEPHWKWCLTLLVVLVSAHTDTKVTSSQHMDDFIRVLEQVEDSNPGLEPVNLLRGLRRAAGLRDEFMQHFLGTIREDSTSEAPVMDSNLSDFIGRAVRHQVTERGREEGVVLTADGTTVAMSPVLLGIEAGLVSKTRCRVHGLYPLTLARNLGLSFQRFHSSLLSQRLGPNGCWDDVTSPQVFTLSDKPSLATDALVNGGMDGVILGMEVSAQSQRPLKLSSLLRTYYCHRLEGEGLDAAPRLISRLRRENFRELARPPLLQRQVVRSLVLQRRLIDHSTMLAQEKEELTAVVREGIKEFVHRYMDCPAIIPRCQWGAAPYRGTPTPLSLPLSFMYIHHTYQPGQPCLTFQQCSADMRSMQRFHQDDRGWDDIGYSFVAGSDGYLYEGRGWHWQGAHTKGYNSKGYGVSFIGDYTSRLPSQQTMELVRDRLASCAVGGGRLVGNFTLYGHRQLVKTSCPGDAFYSEITGWEHFGEVQN, from the exons ATGATTTCCCCAAAGGAACCGCACTGGAAATGGTGTCTGACCCTTCTTGTGGTCTTGGTCAGTGCTCACACTGATACCAAAG TCACATCCTCCCAGCATATGGACGACTTCATCAGAGTGTTGGAGCAGGTAGAAGACAGTAACCCTGGACTGGAGCCTGTAAATCTGTTGAGAGGCCTGCGCAGGGCAGCCGGTCTCAGAGATGAGTTCATGCAGCACTTCTTGGGCACTATCAGGGAGGACAGCACCTCAGAGGCACCAGTTATGGACTCCAATCTCTCAGATTTCATTGGCAGGGCTGTGCGCCatcaggtgacagagagaggtagagaggaaggggTTGTCCTTACTGCTGATGGCACCACGGTTGCTATGAGCCCAGTCCTTCTGGGTATTGAAGCTGGGCTAGTGTCTAAGACGAGGTGTCGTGTCCATGGCCTGTACCCCCTCACTCTGGCTAGGAACTTGGGCCTGTCCTTCCAGCGCTTccacagctctctcctctcccaacgCCTGGGCCCTAATGGCTGCTGGGATGACGTGACCTCGCCTCAGGTCTTCACCCTCTCCGACAAGCCCTCCCTCGCCACCGATGCCCTGGTTAACGGCGGTATGGATGGTGTGATTCTAGGGATGGAGGTCTCAGCTCAGTCCCAGCGTCCTCTCAAGCTGAGCAGCCTACTGAGGACGTACTACTGTCATCGTCTTGAGGGGGAAGGACTGGACGCTGCTCCTCGTCTGATCAGCCGCCTACGCAGGGAGAACTTCAGAGAACTGGCCAGGCCCCCCCTCCTGCAGAGGCAGGTGGTGAGATCCCTGGTCCTACAGAGGAGACTGATCGACCACTCTACGATGTTGGCACAGGAAAAGGAAGAGCTGACAGCTGTGGTGAGGGAAGGAATAAAGGAGTTTGTCCACAGATACATGG ACTGTCCAGCTATTATTCCGCGGTGTCAGTGGGGGGCTGCACCATACCGGGGCACCCCCACC CCCCTGTCCCTCCCCCTCTCGTTCATGTACATCCACCACACCTACCAGCCTGGCCAGCCTTGTCTCACCTTTCAGCAGTGTTCTGCAGACATGAGGTCCATGCAACGCTTTCACCAGGATGACCGGGGCTGGGACGATATTGGATACAG CTTTGTGGCAGGCTCTGACGGGTACCTCTATGAAGGGCGTGGGTGGCACTGGCAAGGGGCCCACACTAAGGGCTACAACTCCAAGGGCTACGGGGTGTCATTCATCGGTGACTACACCTCCAGATTACCATCGCAACAGACCATGGAACTGGTGAGAGATCGTCTGGCATCCTGTGCTGTGGGAGGCGGGCGACTGGTCGGCAACTTCACCCTGTATGGCCACAGACAGCTGGTTAAGACTTCCTGTCCTGGAGACGCCTTCTACTCAGAGATCACAGGCTGGGAGCACTTTGGG GAGGTTCAAAACTGA